The Photobacterium sanguinicancri genome includes the window GCTTTATCCATAAAGTCGAGTCGACCAATAGCTATATTGCTTGTTGCTTGCTTGGTCATGCCGAGCATTGTTCACAGCTATTGATCTGTGATGAGTGTGGCTCAGTAGATGAATGTCATGATGAAGAGCTGGCAAAATTATTACGTATTAAAGCTGATTCTCATGGATTTAAAATCGCTCACCATGTGGTAGAAAGCCATGGTATTTGCAAAGACTGTCAGAGCGATCAGCAGTAACCTTTAATTAAAGAATAATAACGTCATTATGCGCGCAGAATTCGTAAATCCTTTTTTAGCATCATTGCTAAACGTATTAAAAACAATGGCATCGATGGAGCTTGCTCCTCAAAAGCCTCGTTTAAAAAAAGATGAAGTAGCCCGAGGTGATGTCTCTGGGTTAATCGGTATGGTTGGCCCGACGACAAAGGGATCTATGTCGATCACTTTTGATGAAGGCTTAGCCCTTGAAATCATGCAGCGTATGCTGGGTGAGCGCCCTAACGGTATCAATGAAGAAGTCACTGATATGGTGGGTGAAATTACCAATATGGTCACGGGTGGTGCTAAACGTATCCTATCCGACAAAGGCTATGAGTTTGATATGGCAACACCAGCAGTTGTTTCTGGTCGCGGCCACACTATTACGCACAAGTGTGATGGCGCAATCATTATCATGCCATTTGATTCTGAGCACGGAAAAGCATTCATCGAAATCTGCTTCGATTAATATTATGCCTACCGCAGCGACGATATTAGAACACCAGTCAGAGTCTCTGACTGGTGTTTAATACTGCCTAAATTTCACAAATACCCTCATATCACCCCAAGCAAGCTTTCCTAACTATACCTCTACCGATATATTTACTCACTCAGGCTGATATCAAACAAGCATCGTCACGATTAGTTCTGTTTCTCATCCGTTAGTTTTTGCGTTTTATCCAATATGCCTAACGCCCCAAAACCAGTGATCACATCTAAGTTCGTGGTTAGCTTGCCACCATTACCACCACCAAAGTAGTTCTTAGGCATCTCAACTTGGTAGTTTTTCAAGTTATTGTATAACGCTGTAGAAACATCACGATTAAGCTCAGCTAAGTACACATCACGGTTCGCACCATAGGCATCGTATTTCGCTTTTAATACCACAGCCTCAGCTCGGCCTTTTGCCAGAATCGCTTTCGCTTCATATTCTGCCGATAATGCATTGGCTTTTTGAATGGCTAAGTTCGCCTCAGCAATCGCCAACTCTTTCTCTTTATCGACTTCCGCTAAGCGTTTTTTCTTTTCAACTTCAACGATTTCACGTTCTGCAATTTGACGAGCAATTTCCACTTCTTTTTGCTGTGAGATTATCGCTAATTCTTTATTACGCTGAGCATCTTGTACTTCACGAGTACGCTGAATTTCTTTACGCAACTGCTCGGTTTCAGCTTGCGCTTTTGATGTTTCTTGTTCTTGGATAGCACGAATTCGATCAGCAACTAAACGCTTTTTATCCATCAACAATTTGTTTAATTGCTCTTCTGGCGATGGATCGCCAATCGTCACCTGTGTCACCGCGATACCATACTGCTGTAGCGGGTTATCTTGACGTTTGAGGTTACCATCGGCATCAAACACAGGAACTGTTTTCCATACTAACTGCTGTGTGCGTTGCAACTTATTGGAGTTAGACTGATTCACCCCTACAGGCGCAAGATCGATCTGCTCAACTTCAACTTGTTTACGCTCGGTCATATAAATACCGTCACGAAGTTGATCGCCCAACTGTGTTTTAAACTGATTTAATCCACCTTGGAAGAACTCTTCACCCGTGTACTGCGTGGCTGTAATAACCGTGACATTACGGGCATTCTTTACCAGTAATGCATCAATGAGGTTGCTGTTATTACGAAACTCACGGTGCATCTTAATAACGGCTTCAGGGTTCAACGATAATTTGAATCGGAAGGTAACTGGGATATTTCCAATATAGGTATCAGCAAAACGCGCTTGTATCGCAGGTAGTCGTTGGTAGAAGTCTTCGCCTGTCGTATTACCGTAAGATACAGTGATCACTTGATCGTACTTGGTGATTTTCGACAAGAATGGCATACGAAAATGAATACCGGGCTCACTAAATACATCTAATTCGCCCGTCAGGTTATTCTGGTGCACATAGGTATACCCAGCATCCGTCATCAGCACCGAATTATTAAACAACCCGAAGATGGCAGCCGCTCCCAATACGCCAGCCACAACAGGAACTGACACTTTCTTTTTCAAATTACCTGCTAGCTGAGTTTTCATATCCATTGTATCGTCCTTTATTTCCATAATTACCCACTCGTTTATGATGCCACTTGTCACAGCCTTCCTTGATATAAAAGGCTGGAAACAGTTCTAAAAATCACTATTTACCAACGCGTTAGCACATGCATTATTTTCATTATCTTATCAACCCAGCATTGTAAGCATTTTAGAGCTTTTATGACACAAAAATAAAACGACGTACAATTGATGGGGTCC containing:
- a CDS encoding SPFH domain-containing protein, translated to MDMKTQLAGNLKKKVSVPVVAGVLGAAAIFGLFNNSVLMTDAGYTYVHQNNLTGELDVFSEPGIHFRMPFLSKITKYDQVITVSYGNTTGEDFYQRLPAIQARFADTYIGNIPVTFRFKLSLNPEAVIKMHREFRNNSNLIDALLVKNARNVTVITATQYTGEEFFQGGLNQFKTQLGDQLRDGIYMTERKQVEVEQIDLAPVGVNQSNSNKLQRTQQLVWKTVPVFDADGNLKRQDNPLQQYGIAVTQVTIGDPSPEEQLNKLLMDKKRLVADRIRAIQEQETSKAQAETEQLRKEIQRTREVQDAQRNKELAIISQQKEVEIARQIAEREIVEVEKKKRLAEVDKEKELAIAEANLAIQKANALSAEYEAKAILAKGRAEAVVLKAKYDAYGANRDVYLAELNRDVSTALYNNLKNYQVEMPKNYFGGGNGGKLTTNLDVITGFGALGILDKTQKLTDEKQN
- a CDS encoding chemotaxis protein CheX; translated protein: MRAEFVNPFLASLLNVLKTMASMELAPQKPRLKKDEVARGDVSGLIGMVGPTTKGSMSITFDEGLALEIMQRMLGERPNGINEEVTDMVGEITNMVTGGAKRILSDKGYEFDMATPAVVSGRGHTITHKCDGAIIIMPFDSEHGKAFIEICFD
- the zur gene encoding zinc uptake transcriptional repressor Zur; protein product: MASQAQLLLQAQQLCEQRGVRLTPQRLKVLVLIVEHRRSISAYELLDLLKVTEPQAKPPTVYRALDFLMAQGFIHKVESTNSYIACCLLGHAEHCSQLLICDECGSVDECHDEELAKLLRIKADSHGFKIAHHVVESHGICKDCQSDQQ